A portion of the Halobacillus ihumii genome contains these proteins:
- a CDS encoding DUF350 domain-containing protein, with the protein MTGFWEHALIETAASYSVVVLCVVVFMAVFELVTTYNNWREIQNGNLAVAMATGGKIFGIANIFRFSIQENDSLLQTMGWGLFGFILLLIGYFIFEFLTPSFRIDDEIAEDNRAVGFISFIISAGLSYVIGANII; encoded by the coding sequence ATGACAGGATTCTGGGAACATGCCCTTATTGAAACTGCAGCAAGTTATAGTGTTGTAGTTCTGTGTGTTGTTGTATTTATGGCTGTATTTGAATTAGTAACCACCTATAATAATTGGAGAGAAATTCAGAATGGCAATTTAGCTGTAGCTATGGCAACCGGAGGAAAAATATTTGGCATCGCCAATATTTTTCGATTTTCCATTCAAGAGAATGACTCCCTTCTCCAGACTATGGGGTGGGGGTTATTCGGATTTATTCTTTTGTTAATTGGCTACTTCATATTTGAATTTCTTACTCCTTCCTTCAGAATTGATGACGAGATCGCTGAAGATAACCGGGCTGTTGGTTTTATTTCATTTATTATTTCAGCAGGATTGTCATATGTCATCGGGGCTAACATCATATGA
- a CDS encoding endonuclease MutS2, with product MNKRILHVLEYKKIIEQLAEQAASSLGKERSLALKPSTELTEVTQWQKETDEAAQVIRLKGYIPLGGIFDIKPSIKRTTIGGVLSAIECLDIASTIYGGKQLKRFVEELEEPDMPILRGLVEGIVPLTELERKIRTCIDEHGGVMDGASDKLRTIRSKIRTSESRVRDKMETFTRSKSNMLSDAIVTIRNERYVLPVKQEYRGSIGGIVHDQSASGATLFIEPQVVVDLNNQLQESKVQERQEVERILTDLSTAISEEQSFLYSNVEILAYVDFMFARAKLGNEMKAAMPTMNDEGRIRLKQARHPLIDPEEVVPNDIELGVDFTSIVITGPNTGGKTVTLKLLGLFTLMAQSGLQVPAMDGCELAVFEQVYADIGDEQSIEQSLSTFSSHMTNIVEILKHVNERTLVLFDELGAGTDPQEGAALAMSILDEVVGRRARVVATTHYPELKAYGYNREGVTNASVEFDIQTLKPTYRLLIGVPGRSNAFEISRRLGLDETIIETAKQQVGIDSQSVENMIASLEESTRNAERDYDEAEETLTKAEELYRDLQTQWKQFEEKRERLYTKAETKAEKAVEKARQEVEEIVHQLRQMKNQAEIKDHELIEARKALDETTPNLANKKNISKKPVSKQEDKELKAGDEVKLLTLNQQGVILEQTNSNEYQVQVGMMKVKAKRNDLEFVKAQQPYKEKPMATVKGKGYHVKTELDLRGERYEEALNQLEKYIDDALLANYPRVSIIHGKGTGALRTAVQNYAKNHRQIDSYRAGGMNEGGSGVTVLELK from the coding sequence ATGAACAAACGAATCCTTCATGTTTTAGAATATAAAAAAATTATTGAACAATTAGCAGAGCAAGCAGCTTCCTCGCTCGGTAAGGAACGTTCACTTGCATTGAAACCTTCAACTGAACTTACGGAAGTCACACAGTGGCAAAAAGAGACAGATGAGGCCGCACAGGTGATCCGTCTAAAAGGATACATTCCGTTGGGCGGAATTTTCGATATTAAACCGAGCATTAAGCGCACAACTATTGGAGGCGTGCTTAGTGCCATCGAATGTCTTGATATTGCCAGCACCATATATGGGGGGAAGCAGCTAAAACGATTTGTTGAAGAGCTGGAAGAACCTGATATGCCGATACTGAGGGGCCTTGTCGAAGGAATCGTCCCCCTCACAGAACTAGAAAGAAAAATTAGAACCTGTATTGATGAGCACGGGGGAGTGATGGACGGTGCTTCCGATAAATTGAGAACGATCCGTTCGAAAATTAGAACCTCGGAAAGTCGTGTCCGTGATAAGATGGAGACTTTCACCAGGTCGAAATCGAATATGTTATCAGATGCCATCGTAACAATTAGAAATGAACGCTATGTACTACCTGTAAAACAAGAATATCGAGGTTCCATAGGCGGGATTGTTCACGATCAATCTGCTTCTGGAGCAACTTTATTCATCGAACCACAAGTAGTAGTTGATTTAAATAATCAGTTACAAGAATCAAAAGTACAAGAGCGCCAGGAAGTGGAGCGTATATTAACAGATTTGTCTACTGCTATCTCTGAAGAGCAATCCTTCCTCTATTCTAATGTTGAGATACTTGCCTATGTTGACTTTATGTTTGCCCGGGCAAAACTAGGCAATGAAATGAAAGCCGCTATGCCAACTATGAACGATGAAGGCCGCATTCGTCTTAAACAAGCAAGACATCCCCTCATAGATCCAGAAGAAGTTGTCCCTAATGATATTGAATTAGGGGTTGATTTCACTTCAATTGTCATTACAGGGCCAAACACTGGTGGTAAAACAGTTACCTTGAAGCTGCTAGGCTTATTTACACTAATGGCCCAATCTGGTCTCCAGGTACCTGCAATGGATGGGTGTGAATTGGCTGTGTTTGAACAGGTTTATGCAGATATTGGGGATGAGCAGTCAATTGAACAAAGTTTATCAACCTTTTCCTCTCATATGACTAATATTGTGGAAATATTGAAGCATGTCAATGAACGCACTTTAGTTTTATTCGATGAACTAGGAGCAGGGACAGACCCCCAAGAAGGTGCTGCCTTAGCCATGTCCATTTTGGACGAGGTTGTTGGTCGCAGGGCTCGGGTAGTTGCAACGACTCATTACCCAGAACTGAAAGCGTATGGCTATAACAGGGAGGGAGTTACTAACGCTTCCGTAGAGTTTGATATCCAGACATTGAAGCCGACTTATCGTCTCCTTATCGGAGTTCCGGGACGCAGTAACGCGTTTGAGATCTCGAGAAGACTTGGCTTAGATGAAACGATTATAGAAACCGCTAAGCAGCAGGTCGGAATTGATTCACAAAGCGTGGAGAATATGATTGCCTCACTGGAAGAATCAACGCGAAATGCTGAACGAGACTATGATGAAGCGGAAGAAACGTTAACAAAAGCAGAAGAATTATATCGTGATTTGCAAACGCAGTGGAAACAATTTGAGGAGAAACGAGAACGGTTATATACTAAAGCTGAAACAAAAGCTGAGAAAGCAGTCGAAAAAGCCAGGCAAGAAGTTGAAGAGATTGTTCATCAGCTTCGACAAATGAAGAACCAAGCAGAGATTAAAGACCACGAATTGATTGAAGCCAGAAAAGCGTTGGATGAAACTACACCGAATTTGGCAAATAAGAAAAACATCAGTAAGAAACCAGTATCTAAACAGGAAGATAAAGAGTTAAAGGCTGGGGACGAAGTGAAATTACTTACGTTAAATCAGCAAGGAGTTATACTGGAGCAAACGAACAGCAATGAATACCAGGTCCAGGTGGGCATGATGAAGGTAAAGGCAAAACGGAACGATTTAGAATTTGTAAAAGCTCAACAACCATATAAGGAAAAACCGATGGCTACTGTGAAAGGGAAAGGCTACCATGTTAAAACAGAACTTGATCTAAGAGGCGAACGTTACGAAGAGGCTTTAAATCAGTTGGAAAAATATATTGATGACGCATTATTAGCGAATTATCCGCGTGTTTCCATCATCCATGGGAAAGGAACAGGCGCATTGAGAACAGCTGTCCAAAATTATGCGAAAAACCATCGCCAGATTGACTCGTACCGAGCTGGTGGGATGAATGAAGGCGGCAGCGGGGTCACAGTGCTTGAATTAAAGTAA
- the polX gene encoding DNA polymerase/3'-5' exonuclease PolX, producing the protein MTIDKKKVIQLLETVAVYLELKGENSFKVSAYRKAAQALERNDHSLNEINDFTKIKGIGKGTASVIQEYVDEGESETLKQLQGEVPAGLVPLLDIQGLGGKKLAKLYQQLGVTDAESLKEALEEGKVEQLEGFGKKSAEKILKTLEEYGTRPERLPIAFMLPIAEKIEAFLNQSETIKKFSVAGSLRRKRETIKDLDFIIASKYPEQTKEELLAYPELKEIISSGDTKVSIIVDEGYDIGVDFRIVEPKEFASTLHHFTGSKEHNVAMRQLAKQKQEKISEYGVENAETGEVLTFKTEEQFFQHFGLHYIPPEVRENKGEVEAFQESVSFVAPNDIRGDLHMHSTWSDGAQSIREMAERSKNMGYEYIAITDHSKYLRIANGLNEERLRMQKQEIDKINNQMEGFHIFAGVEMDILPDGSLDFEDSFLKDMDFVIASIHSSFNQSEDQIMHRLNTALQNPHVDMIAHPTGRLIGRRSGYQVQLKNLIEGARQTGTILELNANPNRLDLSWEWLIKAQDAGVTIAINTDAHSYPMLDHMEIGVGSARKGWLRKESVLNTMTTQQLMKRLGRD; encoded by the coding sequence ATGACAATTGATAAAAAGAAAGTGATTCAATTACTTGAAACCGTTGCAGTTTATCTTGAATTGAAAGGTGAAAATTCGTTTAAAGTATCAGCTTACCGTAAAGCTGCCCAGGCATTAGAAAGAAACGACCATTCGTTGAATGAAATCAACGACTTTACTAAGATCAAAGGCATCGGTAAAGGCACTGCATCGGTCATTCAAGAGTACGTTGATGAAGGTGAATCTGAAACGTTAAAACAATTGCAGGGAGAAGTACCGGCGGGTTTAGTCCCCCTGCTTGATATCCAGGGCTTAGGTGGAAAGAAACTTGCCAAGCTTTATCAACAATTAGGAGTAACTGATGCTGAATCATTGAAGGAAGCCCTTGAGGAAGGAAAGGTAGAACAGCTTGAAGGCTTTGGAAAGAAATCTGCAGAGAAAATATTGAAAACGCTGGAGGAGTACGGCACAAGGCCTGAAAGACTTCCAATTGCTTTTATGCTGCCTATTGCAGAAAAAATTGAAGCCTTTTTGAATCAATCTGAAACGATAAAAAAATTTTCCGTAGCGGGAAGCTTAAGGAGAAAGCGAGAAACGATTAAAGATCTCGATTTTATTATTGCTTCAAAATATCCTGAACAAACGAAAGAAGAATTACTTGCTTACCCGGAATTAAAAGAAATTATTTCCTCCGGTGATACAAAAGTTTCAATTATTGTCGATGAAGGATATGATATAGGCGTGGATTTTCGCATTGTCGAACCTAAAGAGTTTGCTTCTACCTTGCACCATTTTACCGGATCAAAGGAACATAATGTAGCCATGAGACAACTGGCCAAGCAAAAGCAAGAAAAAATAAGTGAGTATGGAGTAGAAAACGCGGAGACAGGTGAAGTGCTGACCTTTAAAACAGAAGAACAGTTTTTTCAACATTTTGGACTCCACTACATCCCTCCTGAAGTACGTGAAAATAAGGGAGAAGTTGAAGCATTCCAAGAGTCTGTCTCCTTTGTTGCACCAAATGATATTCGCGGCGACCTTCATATGCACTCAACTTGGAGTGATGGTGCTCAATCAATAAGAGAAATGGCAGAACGAAGCAAAAATATGGGGTATGAATACATCGCTATAACAGATCATTCCAAGTATTTAAGGATTGCTAACGGGTTAAATGAAGAGCGTTTGCGAATGCAAAAGCAGGAGATTGATAAAATTAATAATCAAATGGAAGGCTTCCATATATTTGCCGGAGTTGAAATGGATATCCTTCCAGATGGCTCGTTAGACTTCGAAGACAGTTTTCTAAAGGACATGGACTTTGTTATTGCTTCTATCCATTCCAGTTTTAATCAATCTGAAGACCAGATTATGCATCGGCTTAACACAGCGCTTCAGAATCCGCATGTAGATATGATCGCTCACCCAACTGGACGATTAATTGGCCGCAGATCTGGTTATCAAGTACAATTAAAAAATCTAATTGAAGGGGCCCGACAGACGGGTACTATTTTGGAACTAAATGCGAATCCTAATCGCCTGGACTTAAGCTGGGAATGGTTAATAAAAGCGCAGGATGCTGGTGTAACGATTGCTATTAATACGGATGCCCATAGCTATCCAATGCTTGACCATATGGAAATTGGGGTAGGCTCCGCTAGAAAAGGATGGCTGCGTAAGGAATCCGTTCTAAATACAATGACGACACAGCAGTTGATGAAACGACTTGGCAGGGATTAG
- a CDS encoding CvpA family protein, protein MIDILLLIILFFGVMVGIRRGFILQLFHLIGFIAAFIVAVMYYDNLAPKLILWVPYPELPEGATWAVFTENLPLEQAFYNAAAFAILFFGVKIILQILASMLDFVAELPVLSSINSLLGGILGFVERYFLLFILLYIAALVPLSVVQNALDGSFLAQFIIESTPILSSQIKTMWVDHMISLLQ, encoded by the coding sequence ATGATTGATATATTGCTTTTGATTATTCTATTCTTTGGCGTTATGGTAGGCATTCGAAGGGGTTTTATCCTTCAGTTATTTCATTTGATAGGATTTATTGCCGCTTTTATCGTCGCTGTAATGTATTACGACAATCTAGCACCTAAACTTATTTTGTGGGTTCCCTACCCTGAACTCCCAGAGGGAGCCACCTGGGCAGTATTTACGGAAAACCTGCCTTTAGAACAAGCATTTTATAATGCTGCAGCCTTCGCTATTTTATTTTTTGGGGTTAAAATTATTTTGCAGATTCTTGCATCTATGCTGGACTTTGTTGCAGAACTACCTGTACTCAGTTCAATAAATAGCCTGTTAGGCGGCATTTTAGGGTTTGTAGAAAGATACTTTCTCTTGTTTATTCTATTATACATAGCGGCATTAGTACCTTTAAGTGTTGTCCAGAACGCTTTGGACGGTTCGTTTTTAGCCCAGTTTATTATTGAGAGTACTCCCATCCTATCCAGTCAAATCAAAACTATGTGGGTGGACCATATGATAAGCTTGCTGCAGTAG
- the zapA gene encoding cell division protein ZapA, with protein MDVSQSDKNRRRITVEINNRSYTIVGHEEPHHIRMVSSLVDQKMREIHEANASLDTSKLAVLTAVNTMNEYIKLKEECTELMNYIDKIEKEDDD; from the coding sequence ATGGATGTGTCCCAATCAGATAAAAATAGAAGAAGAATCACCGTTGAGATTAACAATCGCTCGTACACTATTGTTGGACATGAAGAGCCGCACCATATCCGCATGGTATCTAGTCTTGTTGATCAGAAAATGCGTGAAATACATGAAGCTAATGCAAGTTTAGATACATCTAAACTTGCAGTCCTGACAGCGGTTAATACAATGAATGAATATATTAAACTTAAAGAAGAGTGTACGGAATTAATGAATTATATTGACAAGATAGAGAAAGAGGACGACGACTAA
- the rnhC gene encoding ribonuclease HIII produces the protein MSQVVLTLPKEKLQEMQSYYKQSLKATPQNAAFAAKTPNCTITAYNSGKVLFQGKAPEQESHKWGNSTVQNSSKKSVPKPTHRFHPDKALFAQSHIGSDEAGTGDFFGPITVAAAYVKDHQIGQLKAIGVKDSKHLSDKQITHIAKQIVEMNIPYSLLRLDNMKYNQWQEKGWTQGKMKTMLHHKALETLLAKIAPEQPAILVDQFSQPDVYAKHLKSECKQLQRDIFFMTKAESYSTSVAVASIIARSSFVKAMNQIEMDTGLPVPKGASGAVDKAAAKIITIYGEDKLREIAKIHFATLQKARKLT, from the coding sequence ATGTCACAAGTTGTTTTAACCTTACCCAAAGAAAAACTTCAGGAAATGCAAAGTTATTATAAACAAAGTCTAAAAGCCACACCACAAAATGCTGCCTTTGCAGCGAAAACACCAAATTGTACAATCACAGCTTACAATTCTGGAAAAGTGCTCTTCCAGGGGAAAGCTCCGGAACAGGAATCACACAAATGGGGGAATTCTACCGTTCAAAACTCCTCTAAAAAGTCAGTACCAAAACCCACTCATCGATTTCATCCTGATAAAGCGTTGTTTGCACAGTCTCATATTGGATCAGATGAAGCCGGAACGGGAGACTTTTTCGGTCCGATAACCGTTGCAGCAGCATATGTAAAAGATCATCAAATTGGCCAGTTGAAAGCAATTGGTGTAAAAGACTCAAAACATCTCAGTGACAAACAAATCACGCACATCGCTAAACAAATTGTAGAAATGAATATTCCCTACAGCCTCTTGCGCTTAGATAATATGAAATATAATCAATGGCAGGAAAAGGGCTGGACACAAGGTAAAATGAAGACAATGCTTCACCATAAAGCATTAGAAACCTTACTAGCAAAAATAGCGCCCGAGCAGCCGGCTATTCTTGTTGACCAATTCTCTCAGCCAGACGTTTATGCAAAACACTTAAAATCTGAATGCAAACAACTCCAGAGGGACATATTCTTTATGACCAAAGCAGAAAGCTATTCCACATCTGTTGCTGTGGCTTCAATCATTGCCAGATCGAGCTTTGTAAAAGCGATGAATCAAATTGAGATGGACACGGGGCTTCCTGTTCCCAAAGGGGCATCAGGGGCCGTCGACAAAGCTGCAGCAAAGATTATAACCATTTACGGAGAAGATAAACTGCGCGAAATTGCCAAGATACATTTTGCTACTTTACAGAAAGCTCGAAAATTAACGTAA
- the pheT gene encoding phenylalanine--tRNA ligase subunit beta: MLVSLNWLNEYIDVRDYQPEDLAEIITKTGIEVESVEPVAEEVTGVVVGYVNSCEQHPNADKLSLCQINVGTETLQIVCGAPNIAQGQYVPVAVPGAVLPGNFKIKKTKLRGEESNGMVCSLQELGVDEKDVPKEYQDGIFVFPEEVQAGENAVSLLNLNDIIIELGLTPNRADCLSMAGVAYEVAAALGREYELAEEEVHPVPEKASEYLSVTVQDQEANPYYGAFIIKDVNVGKSPLWMQNRLTAAGIRPINNVVDITNYVLLEYGQPLHAFDYDRFGSKEIVTRKAEDGETIVTLDDQERTLTTDHLVITNGTKPQAIAGVMGGAESEVTESTTTIMLEAAYFDPAVVRKSSKDHGLRSESSTRFEKGVDPNRVERAGKRACELLEKYAGATVLSGVVSFDQLDRTEQEISVHSQRINERLGTDISNQEIADILKRLQFTFTNSGDDFDISVPTRRGDVTQFEDMLEEIARIYGYDQLPYTLPQGASQAGGLSQVQKLKRDIKTYFEGAGLDEAITYSLTSETRAAMLVSEEIANQANHPVKLAMPMSEDHSHLRLSLLPEMLQSLAYNTARKQNNLGYYEIGKVFINNEERVTKQPVETLRASGALTGEWVSHLWQQERKPVDFFVVKGIVEGLAAKLDLAVSFEKGKIEHMHPGRTALIKSGERTLGFLGQVHPKLQKEMGLKETYVFDLNVEELLNMYTKVEGFRPIPKYPEVSRDIALVVDESIPAVEIEKTIVEAGDPLIQVVQVFDVYQGDHLDEGKKSLAFNLVYLNPERTLKDKEVEEAHNQILDAVKQTHRAELRG; this comes from the coding sequence ATGTTAGTATCCTTAAATTGGCTAAATGAATATATTGATGTTCGCGATTATCAGCCGGAAGACCTTGCTGAAATTATAACGAAAACAGGCATAGAAGTAGAGAGTGTAGAACCTGTTGCGGAAGAAGTTACAGGGGTTGTTGTCGGCTACGTTAATTCATGTGAGCAACATCCAAATGCAGATAAATTGTCGTTGTGTCAAATTAATGTAGGAACAGAAACATTACAAATTGTATGCGGCGCTCCTAATATAGCACAAGGTCAGTATGTTCCTGTTGCAGTTCCAGGTGCTGTGCTGCCAGGTAATTTTAAGATAAAGAAAACAAAACTTCGCGGCGAAGAATCAAACGGAATGGTTTGTTCCTTACAAGAATTAGGTGTAGATGAAAAAGATGTCCCGAAAGAATACCAGGATGGAATTTTTGTTTTCCCTGAGGAGGTGCAAGCAGGTGAAAATGCTGTTTCATTACTGAATCTGAATGATATAATCATCGAGCTTGGTTTAACGCCAAACCGGGCAGACTGCCTAAGTATGGCTGGAGTAGCTTATGAAGTGGCAGCTGCTCTGGGGCGTGAGTATGAATTGGCTGAAGAAGAAGTCCATCCTGTTCCAGAGAAAGCATCAGAGTATCTTTCTGTGACAGTTCAAGATCAAGAGGCTAATCCTTATTATGGTGCTTTCATAATCAAAGATGTGAATGTAGGGAAGTCCCCTTTATGGATGCAAAATAGATTAACAGCCGCTGGCATCCGCCCGATCAATAACGTAGTGGACATCACAAATTATGTGCTGCTTGAATATGGCCAGCCGCTTCACGCCTTTGACTACGATCGTTTCGGGTCCAAAGAAATCGTGACTCGTAAAGCAGAAGATGGTGAAACAATTGTGACGTTAGATGATCAGGAAAGGACATTAACAACCGATCATTTAGTCATTACGAACGGGACGAAACCACAGGCAATTGCAGGAGTAATGGGGGGCGCTGAATCAGAAGTTACCGAGAGCACAACAACGATTATGCTGGAGGCCGCTTATTTTGATCCTGCTGTAGTAAGGAAATCTTCTAAGGATCATGGGCTGCGAAGTGAATCAAGCACCCGTTTTGAAAAAGGCGTGGATCCAAATCGGGTGGAACGAGCCGGCAAACGAGCCTGTGAACTTTTAGAAAAATATGCAGGAGCCACTGTTCTTTCAGGAGTAGTTAGCTTTGATCAACTAGATCGGACTGAGCAGGAAATTTCCGTGCATTCACAGCGCATAAATGAGCGGTTAGGGACAGATATCTCTAATCAAGAGATTGCCGATATTCTCAAGCGTCTTCAATTTACATTTACTAACTCCGGGGATGATTTTGATATTTCTGTACCGACGAGACGAGGAGACGTGACCCAGTTTGAAGATATGCTTGAAGAAATAGCACGTATCTACGGATATGATCAACTGCCGTACACTCTCCCGCAAGGTGCTTCACAAGCTGGCGGGCTATCGCAGGTTCAGAAGTTAAAGCGTGACATCAAGACTTACTTTGAAGGAGCAGGTTTAGATGAGGCTATTACGTATTCGCTTACTAGTGAAACAAGAGCCGCTATGCTTGTAAGCGAGGAAATTGCTAATCAGGCCAATCATCCTGTCAAATTGGCTATGCCCATGAGTGAAGATCATAGTCATCTTCGATTAAGCTTACTCCCTGAGATGCTTCAATCTCTAGCTTATAATACTGCACGTAAACAAAATAACCTGGGCTATTATGAGATTGGGAAAGTTTTTATTAATAATGAAGAACGCGTTACAAAACAGCCTGTTGAAACACTGCGAGCATCAGGAGCATTAACAGGTGAATGGGTAAGTCATTTATGGCAGCAAGAGAGAAAGCCTGTTGACTTTTTCGTCGTTAAAGGGATTGTAGAGGGGCTGGCTGCTAAGCTGGATCTGGCTGTTTCATTTGAAAAAGGAAAGATTGAGCATATGCATCCTGGCAGAACAGCTCTTATTAAGTCAGGGGAGAGAACGCTTGGATTCCTAGGGCAAGTTCATCCGAAACTCCAGAAAGAAATGGGGTTAAAAGAAACGTATGTGTTTGATCTGAATGTTGAGGAGCTCCTCAACATGTACACGAAAGTAGAAGGTTTCCGACCGATACCTAAATACCCAGAAGTGAGTCGTGACATCGCTTTAGTTGTGGACGAATCCATTCCTGCAGTTGAAATTGAAAAGACGATTGTCGAAGCAGGAGATCCACTCATTCAAGTGGTGCAGGTCTTTGACGTTTATCAAGGCGACCACCTTGACGAAGGGAAGAAATCACTGGCCTTCAATTTAGTGTATTTAAATCCTGAACGAACATTAAAGGATAAAGAAGTGGAAGAAGCTCATAACCAAATTCTTGATGCTGTTAAGCAAACTCATCGTGCTGAACTGCGTGGTTAG
- the pheS gene encoding phenylalanine--tRNA ligase subunit alpha, whose product MKERLQELKQEALSKVQHSEEVQALKDIRVEYLGKKGPITEVLRGMGKLSKEERPVIGQLANDVREEIAHAIESKQTRLEDEALEKQLETESIDVTLPGRPIQVGGPHLLTSIVEEIEDLFIGMGFEIKEGPEVETDYYNFEALNLPKGHPARDMQDSFYITEELLLRTHTSPVQARTMGKKNGSEPVRMICPGKVYRRDTDDATHSHQFTQIEGLLVDKHVRMSDLKGVLDAFAKQMFGSEREIRLRPSFFPFTEPSVEMDISCKMCGGSGCSVCKGTGWIEILGAGMVHPNVLEMAGYDPDEYSGFAFGMGPERIAMLKYGVDDIRHFYTNDQRFLKQYHKA is encoded by the coding sequence ATGAAGGAACGTTTACAGGAATTGAAGCAAGAAGCATTGAGTAAAGTCCAACATTCTGAAGAAGTGCAAGCCCTTAAAGACATTCGTGTAGAGTACTTAGGCAAGAAAGGCCCAATTACAGAAGTATTACGAGGGATGGGGAAGCTCTCTAAAGAGGAACGCCCGGTTATCGGTCAACTTGCAAATGATGTCCGAGAAGAGATAGCCCATGCAATCGAATCTAAGCAAACCCGCCTTGAAGACGAGGCTCTTGAGAAGCAACTAGAGACGGAAAGTATTGATGTAACATTGCCGGGACGTCCTATCCAAGTTGGTGGCCCTCATTTGTTAACTTCTATTGTAGAGGAAATTGAAGATTTGTTTATCGGAATGGGATTTGAAATAAAAGAGGGGCCTGAAGTGGAAACAGATTATTACAATTTTGAAGCACTGAATCTGCCTAAAGGTCACCCGGCTCGCGATATGCAAGATTCGTTTTACATTACTGAGGAGCTTTTACTTAGAACCCACACGTCCCCCGTACAGGCGAGAACAATGGGAAAGAAGAATGGATCAGAGCCAGTACGTATGATTTGCCCGGGAAAAGTGTATCGCCGTGATACAGATGACGCGACCCACTCCCATCAGTTTACTCAAATAGAAGGCTTGCTCGTTGATAAACATGTACGAATGAGCGATTTAAAAGGAGTGCTGGATGCATTTGCTAAGCAAATGTTTGGATCTGAGCGGGAAATCAGGCTTCGTCCAAGTTTCTTCCCGTTTACTGAACCTTCAGTGGAGATGGATATCTCTTGTAAAATGTGCGGAGGAAGCGGCTGTTCTGTTTGTAAAGGCACAGGATGGATTGAAATTCTCGGGGCTGGCATGGTGCACCCTAATGTACTTGAAATGGCTGGATACGATCCAGATGAATATTCTGGATTTGCCTTTGGAATGGGGCCGGAGCGAATTGCAATGCTGAAGTATGGCGTGGATGATATTCGTCATTTCTACACAAACGATCAACGATTTTTAAAACAATACCATAAAGCGTAA
- a CDS encoding TrmH family RNA methyltransferase, with product MLTSVSNSKVKEWKKLHKRKFRERTGTFLVEGRHLVEEAQKSDWKVVELIRREGESFVLDTEMPVTDVSEQVFQAISQTQTPQGIAAVVERKVESFKPQALTLIIDAVQDPGNLGTLIRTADAAGFNHVVIGEGCVDPFNEKTIRSTQGSLFHIPIYQGELQEVIRNLKAAGVTVWASALQDAKPYKKVLQPEKAALIVGNEGQGIQDELLSCASEKVYIPIYGRAESLNVAIAAGILMYHLKE from the coding sequence ATGTTAACATCTGTCAGTAATTCGAAAGTGAAAGAGTGGAAAAAGTTACATAAGCGCAAGTTTAGAGAGAGAACTGGAACATTTTTAGTCGAAGGCCGCCATTTGGTAGAGGAAGCACAAAAAAGTGACTGGAAAGTAGTGGAACTGATTAGAAGAGAAGGGGAATCTTTTGTTCTGGACACAGAAATGCCAGTTACAGATGTAAGCGAGCAAGTTTTCCAGGCTATTTCGCAAACTCAAACCCCTCAAGGCATTGCAGCGGTGGTTGAGCGAAAAGTTGAATCCTTCAAGCCTCAAGCATTAACCTTGATAATTGATGCTGTGCAAGACCCGGGGAACCTCGGGACGTTAATTCGCACGGCTGATGCTGCTGGTTTTAATCATGTAGTGATTGGAGAAGGTTGCGTGGATCCTTTTAATGAAAAGACAATCCGCTCAACGCAAGGATCATTGTTTCATATCCCGATTTATCAAGGGGAATTACAAGAAGTTATACGAAATCTGAAAGCTGCCGGTGTTACGGTTTGGGCTTCAGCTCTTCAGGATGCTAAACCGTATAAAAAGGTACTGCAGCCCGAGAAAGCTGCTCTAATTGTCGGTAATGAAGGACAGGGTATTCAAGATGAATTGTTATCTTGTGCTAGTGAGAAAGTCTATATCCCGATTTATGGCAGGGCAGAGTCATTAAATGTGGCAATCGCTGCTGGTATTTTAATGTATCATTTAAAAGAATAG
- the sspI gene encoding small acid-soluble spore protein SspI → MDLNLRKAILSNVSGHNTDQLEATIVDAVQNGEEKMLPGLGVLFEMIWKEANEGDKQEMLETLEQSLQKQA, encoded by the coding sequence ATGGACTTAAACTTAAGAAAAGCAATCTTGTCTAACGTTTCAGGACACAATACAGACCAGCTTGAAGCTACTATTGTCGATGCTGTCCAAAATGGCGAAGAAAAGATGCTCCCAGGCCTTGGCGTTCTATTCGAAATGATCTGGAAAGAAGCTAACGAAGGTGATAAACAAGAAATGCTTGAAACCCTAGAACAAAGTCTGCAAAAGCAAGCATAA